A DNA window from Patagioenas fasciata isolate bPatFas1 chromosome 1, bPatFas1.hap1, whole genome shotgun sequence contains the following coding sequences:
- the LSMEM1 gene encoding leucine-rich single-pass membrane protein 1 isoform X2 produces the protein MGCSAALRRPDGFVDLFKLRTGVAWVLIFQLGWWQESPGDGDTMERPSLEINLHDTHEEGKLYVVDSLNNLNKLNVCPAESQHALDEEESTVGAGENTAGSNRNQCLFFVTFILTLIISLALVSFVIFLIIQTRNEMDQISSRLLLEKKNIEELKKMNNMILKHLNQSGFKENGKYLFTQSPDLHDYLFTHADLKVPGE, from the exons ATGGGCTGTTCTGCTGCCCTACGGAGACCCGATGGGTTTGTAGACCTCTTCAAGCTTAGAACTGGGGTGGCCTGGGTCCTCATCTTCCAATTAGGATGGTGGCAGGAATCtcctggggatggag ataCAATGGAGAGGCCTTCCTTGGAAATTAACCTGCATGATACTCACGAAGAGGGAAAACTTTATGTAGTTGATTCCTTAAACAACCTAAACAAACTCAATGTTTGTCCAGCTGAATCCCAACATGCACTAG ATGAGGAAGAGAGCACTGTTGGTGCTGGAGAAAACACAGCAGGGAGCAACAGaaaccagtgcttgttcttcgtCACATTTATTCTTACTTTGATCATCAGTTTGGCACTTGTTTCATTCGTGATATTCTTAATAA ttcaAACTAGGAACGAGATGGACCAAATATCAAGCAGACTATTATTGGAAAAGAAGAACATAGAAGAGCTTAAGAAAATGAACAATATGATATTAAAGCATCTAAATCAATCAGGATTTAAGGAAAATGGGAAATACCTCTTCACGCAGTCTCCTGATCTTCATGATTACCTCTTTACCCATGCTGATCTGAAAGTCCCTGGAGAATAG
- the LSMEM1 gene encoding leucine-rich single-pass membrane protein 1 isoform X1, with the protein MERPSLEINLHDTHEEGKLYVVDSLNNLNKLNVCPAESQHALDEEESTVGAGENTAGSNRNQCLFFVTFILTLIISLALVSFVIFLIIQTRNEMDQISSRLLLEKKNIEELKKMNNMILKHLNQSGFKENGKYLFTQSPDLHDYLFTHADLKVPGE; encoded by the exons ATGGAGAGGCCTTCCTTGGAAATTAACCTGCATGATACTCACGAAGAGGGAAAACTTTATGTAGTTGATTCCTTAAACAACCTAAACAAACTCAATGTTTGTCCAGCTGAATCCCAACATGCACTAG ATGAGGAAGAGAGCACTGTTGGTGCTGGAGAAAACACAGCAGGGAGCAACAGaaaccagtgcttgttcttcgtCACATTTATTCTTACTTTGATCATCAGTTTGGCACTTGTTTCATTCGTGATATTCTTAATAA ttcaAACTAGGAACGAGATGGACCAAATATCAAGCAGACTATTATTGGAAAAGAAGAACATAGAAGAGCTTAAGAAAATGAACAATATGATATTAAAGCATCTAAATCAATCAGGATTTAAGGAAAATGGGAAATACCTCTTCACGCAGTCTCCTGATCTTCATGATTACCTCTTTACCCATGCTGATCTGAAAGTCCCTGGAGAATAG